In a single window of the Cupriavidus sp. P-10 genome:
- a CDS encoding histidine phosphatase family protein → MELPPSSRRRIYLMRHGAVSYFDEGGRPALPEMVPLNETGRMQATAAGRAFAAEQIRFDRVIVSGLPRTVETAEGVLAELPDMDDVVPEVWPEFQEIRGGDLSAIADADLRDAFVGAFEGEVPEDKRFLNGETIGAFLDRVLPGLDRLRADPEWDTVLMVLHGGTNRAILSQAITCGRRVLFGSLLQTAGCINVLDMGDGPLDWVVRMTNYSPPTPVHSGSRHTTMEVLLHQYLRGRQPAA, encoded by the coding sequence ATGGAATTGCCGCCGTCCTCGCGTCGCCGCATCTATCTGATGCGCCACGGTGCCGTTTCGTACTTCGATGAAGGCGGGCGCCCCGCCCTGCCGGAGATGGTGCCGCTCAACGAAACCGGCCGCATGCAGGCTACCGCCGCCGGACGCGCCTTTGCCGCCGAGCAGATCCGTTTCGACCGCGTCATCGTCAGCGGCCTGCCGCGCACGGTCGAGACTGCCGAGGGGGTGCTGGCCGAACTGCCCGACATGGACGACGTGGTGCCCGAGGTCTGGCCGGAGTTCCAGGAAATCCGCGGCGGCGACCTGTCCGCAATTGCCGACGCCGACCTGCGCGACGCCTTCGTCGGCGCCTTTGAAGGCGAAGTCCCCGAAGACAAGCGCTTCCTCAACGGCGAGACCATCGGCGCCTTTCTCGACCGCGTGCTGCCCGGGCTGGATCGCCTGCGCGCCGACCCGGAATGGGACACCGTGCTGATGGTGCTGCATGGGGGCACCAACCGCGCCATCCTGTCGCAGGCCATCACCTGCGGGCGGCGCGTGCTGTTCGGCTCGCTGCTGCAAACGGCGGGCTGCATCAATGTGCTCGACATGGGCGACGGCCCGCTCGACTGGGTGGTGCGCATGACCAACTACTCGCCGCCGACGCCCGTCCACAGCGGCTCGCGCCACACCACCATGGAAGTGCTGCTGCACCAGTATTTGCGCGGACGCCAGCCGGCCGCCTGA